A window of the Chaetodon trifascialis isolate fChaTrf1 chromosome 9, fChaTrf1.hap1, whole genome shotgun sequence genome harbors these coding sequences:
- the LOC139336201 gene encoding transcription regulator protein BACH1-like, with protein sequence MSLQAPRMSVFTFQSAVHSAHVLQCLNDQRQQDILCDVTVVVENRSFRAHCSVLASCSEYFHSRVTTVTRQNPIITLSDEVTVEGFEPLLQFAYTSKLPFTKENIHAIHRSAEFLGFHNLESACFDFLIPKFSEGKRTSQEVRHRACCQSQDPSARFGSSVESSQPKSFESHSSVPSSGDERTDFPSQCPQSAQGQANSGEEHFCLQNCGPQMAPLSLELSANGVCSMLSLPCPESDKADPPSQYCGRDVLEIGDVCSQSELSLAGCGLPCELSAPGDVNTPELIEPAGSDVKQTVETLGAETSCNPRSCPLNTSGAGDCSELLEQSEVGLEQRMAGDLSDPTLTALSHEEGFGERSSVEREVAEHLAKGFWSDLCPSQAQPLPLNHMDQNNLGKASDFHWLKQLDLSSSVADCPFLNELERGDDPAPRNDSLSQSEKSPYMSSSLNSGDDSDLDTDGDTEANNKRAAEIQLPFPVEQITALSRSAFQQLLRHHNLTQDQLEFVHDVRRRSKNRVAAQRCRKRKLDSIHQLECEIKKLKSEKERLLDEQTELEQNLEETRQSLCGLCKTVSIESGSDQDHWQLLAKLSSPDLPISSTSLMGKDEESQITIEMVSSSSECDPRKPPSGSVQTAAPESSTQTEEAGSPQSCPDPASLLNSCLDIYCNPHLG encoded by the exons ATGTCGCTCCAAGCTCCTCGCATGTCAGTGTTTACCTTTCAGTCCGCAGTGCACAGCGCCCACGTTCTCCAGTGTCTGAATGACCAGAGGCAGCAGGACATCCTGTGCGATGTGACGGTGGTAGTGGAAAACAGGAGTTTTCGGGCCCATTGCTCTGTCTTGGCTTCCTGCAGCGAATATTTTCACAGCAGGGTTACCACTGTCACCAGACAGAATCCCATCATCACCTTGTCTGATGAG GTGACCGTTGAGGGGTTTGAACCTTTGCTTCAGTTTGCCTACACGTCGAAGCTGCCATTCACCAAAGAAAATATTCATGCCATTCACCGCAGTGCTGAGTTTTTAGGATTTCATAACTTGGAGTCCGCGTgctttgatttcctcattccaAAGTTTTCTGAAGGCAAAAGAACTTCACAGGAGGTCAGGCATAGAGCTTGTTGTCAGAGCCAGGATCCGAGTGCCAGATTTGGCTCCAGTGTAGAGAGCAGCCAACCAAAATCATTTGAGTCACACAGCTCAGTGCCTTCAAGTGGTGATGAACGAACTGACTTCCCATCACAGTGTCCTCAGAGCGCACAGGGTCAAGCGAACAGCGGGGAAGAACACTTCTGTTTGCAGAACTGTGGCCCGCAAATGGCCCCCTTATCTCTGGAGCTATCAGCAAATGGTGTATGCTCCATGCTGTCTTTGCCATGTCCAGAATCTGACAAAGCAGACCCCCCCTCTCAGTACTGTGGAAGAGACGTTTTAGAAATAGGAGATGTGTGTAGTCAGAGTGAGCTGAGTTTGGCAGGCTGTGGCTTACCCTGTGAGCTGTCAGCTCCGGGGGATGTGAATACGCCAGAACTCATTGAGCCAGCAGGCAGCGATGTTAAACAGACTGTTGAGACGCTTGGTGCTGAAACCAGCTGTAACCCCCGTTCATGTCCACTCAACACATCAGGGGCGGGAGACTGCAGTGAGTTATTAGAGCAGAGTGAGGTTGGCCTTGAACAGAGGATGGCAGGTGATCTCTCAGACCCAACACTAACTGCTCTAAGCCATGAGGAGGGATTTGGGGAGAGGAGCAGCGTTGAGAGGGAGGTGGCTGAACATCTGGCAAAGGGATTTTGGTCTGACCTATGCCCATCTCAGGCTCAACCACTACCCCTGAATCACATGGACCAAAACAATCTGGGAAAAGCATCAGACTTTCATTGGCTTAAGCAGCTGGACCTGAGCTCCAGTGTAGCAGACTGTCCCTTCCTCAACGAGCTAGAGAGAGGTGATGACCCAGCTCCACGCAATGACAGCCTGTCCCAGTCAGAGAAGAGCCCCTACATGTCTTCCTCACTCAACTCTGGGGACGACTCAGATCTGGACACAGATGGAGATACTGAGGCCAACAacaaaagagcagcagag ATTCAGCTCCCATTCCCAGTGGAGCAGATCACAGCGCTGAGCCGGAGTGCCTTCCAGCAGCTTCTGAGACATCATAACCTGACCCAGGATCAGTTGGAGTTTGTCCATGATGTCCGCCGACGAAGCAAAAACCGTGTCGCCGCACAGCGCTGCCGAAAAAGGAAGCTAGACAGCATACACCAGCTAGAATGTGAAATCAAAAAGCTA AAAAGTGAGAAAGAGCGACTGCTGGACGAACAAACCGAGCTGGAGCAAAACCTGGAGGAGACGCGGCAGAGTCTGTGCGGGTTATGTAAGACTGTCAGCATCGAGTCTGGCTCTGATCAGGACCATTGGCAGCTTCTTGCCAAGCTCTCCTCACCAGACTTGCCCATCTCTTCCACTAGCCTTATGGGTAAAGACGAGGAGTCCCAGATCACCATTGAAATGGTAAGTTCTTCTTCAGAGTGTGACCCAAGAAAGCCGCCTTCAGGCTCAGTTCAAACTGCTGCACCAGAGtccagcacacagacagaggaggctggTTCTCCACAGAGCTGCCCTGATCCCGCATCTCTGCTCAACAGCTGTCTGGACATCTACTGTAATCCTCATTTGGGATAG